One genomic segment of Hymenobacter psoromatis includes these proteins:
- a CDS encoding DUF1684 domain-containing protein, translating into MRKILLAAGLLAVVGLLIYNFLGSSAPTPAAPADPAYAAQIRRARQQKDAAFRESPSSPLPAGQRAAFGGLRYFKPNAAYRVVARLTRAAVPAPLPLALTRGSADAYVSWGTAEFELGGRPQRLALLQKQGVGAGQELFLPFTDPTNGQQTYAGGRYLDLPLPTPDAADITLDFNTAFNPFCAYNHEYSCPKPPADNRLSVPVLAGEQLAPQ; encoded by the coding sequence ATGCGTAAAATTCTCCTGGCCGCTGGCCTGCTGGCAGTTGTTGGTTTATTAATCTACAATTTTTTGGGCAGCTCCGCGCCTACCCCCGCCGCGCCGGCCGACCCCGCCTACGCTGCTCAAATCCGCCGGGCGCGCCAGCAAAAAGACGCCGCCTTCCGCGAGAGCCCTAGTTCGCCCCTGCCGGCCGGGCAGCGGGCGGCGTTTGGCGGCCTGCGCTACTTCAAGCCCAATGCGGCTTACCGCGTGGTGGCCCGCCTGACCCGCGCCGCCGTGCCGGCCCCGCTGCCGCTGGCCCTCACCCGCGGCTCGGCCGATGCCTACGTGAGCTGGGGTACCGCCGAGTTTGAGTTGGGCGGCCGGCCTCAGCGGCTGGCGCTGCTGCAAAAACAGGGGGTAGGGGCGGGCCAGGAGCTGTTTCTCCCCTTCACAGACCCTACCAACGGCCAGCAGACCTACGCCGGCGGCCGCTACCTCGACCTACCTCTGCCCACCCCCGATGCCGCCGACATCACGCTCGATTTTAATACTGCTTTCAACCCCTTCTGCGCCTACAACCACGAGTACAGCTGCCCCAAGCCGCCCGCCGATAACCGTCTGAGCGTGCCCGTGCTGGCCGGCGAGCAGTTGGCCCCGCAGTAG
- the radC gene encoding RadC family protein: MFPTPPASPDADADLPPAAPYAPPASFGIKSWAEEDRPREKMVQKGRAALSDAELIAILLGSGTTKLTAVDVGMLMLQAADNDLNELARLSIKQLCRHPGVGPAKAITVVAALELGRRRKEAGAGRRVAITCSKDIYQLVRPALQDLPHEEFWVILLNRANVVMRQEKISSGGVAGTVADPKLIFKQALEHLASSIILVHNHPSGNRQPSGADISLTKKLKEAGGFLDLPILDHLIYTDNGYYSFADEGIL, translated from the coding sequence ATGTTCCCTACCCCCCCGGCTTCGCCCGATGCTGACGCCGACTTGCCCCCGGCCGCGCCCTACGCCCCGCCCGCCAGCTTCGGCATCAAGAGCTGGGCTGAAGAGGACCGTCCCCGTGAAAAAATGGTGCAGAAAGGTCGCGCCGCTCTCTCCGACGCCGAGCTGATTGCGATTCTGCTGGGCTCGGGCACCACCAAGCTTACGGCCGTAGATGTGGGCATGCTCATGCTGCAAGCCGCTGATAATGACCTGAATGAGCTAGCTCGGCTCAGCATCAAGCAACTGTGCCGGCACCCAGGGGTAGGGCCGGCCAAAGCCATCACGGTGGTGGCGGCCCTGGAGCTGGGCCGCCGCCGCAAGGAGGCCGGCGCGGGCCGCCGCGTGGCTATCACTTGCTCCAAGGACATTTACCAGCTGGTGCGGCCGGCGCTACAAGACCTGCCCCACGAGGAGTTTTGGGTGATTTTGCTCAACCGCGCCAACGTGGTGATGCGCCAGGAAAAAATCAGCAGCGGCGGCGTGGCCGGCACCGTGGCCGACCCTAAGCTCATTTTCAAACAGGCCCTGGAGCACCTGGCCAGCAGTATTATCCTGGTGCACAACCACCCCAGCGGCAACCGCCAGCCCAGCGGGGCCGACATTTCCCTAACCAAAAAGCTGAAAGAGGCCGGCGGCTTTTTGGATTTGCCCATCCTCGACCACCTCATTTATACCGATAACGGCTACTATAGCTTCGCCGACGAAGGCATATTGTGA
- a CDS encoding metallophosphoesterase: MRNQLVFWGIFFLLIIAETYGYLAVRTAAGLTSPAARRGFTVSYWVLTLGLWALCFWAARTRHDGPVALKSYLLAAPLLLLAAKLVVVFPLLLEDLTRLGRWAAAGFGGAAGGRAAVEPISRSQFISRLALGLGAVPLLALLWGMAKGKTDYRVRRVVLRYPNLPAAFDGFKILQISDLHTGSFNGNPEPMRRAVGIINAQKADLIVMTGDLVNDRATEVEPHIEALAGIKSELPIFSILGNHDYGDYVQWTSAEAKRENLQRLARNHAKIGWRLLLDESHTIRRGADELAVLGVQNWSSHPNFPKHGNLPQAHAASGNAPFKLLLSHDPSHWEAQVLDYKDIDLTLSGHTHGMQFGVNLPNFKWSPVQYSYPQWAGIYEQGRQKLYVNVGLGYLGFPGRVGFLPEITLLELRRA; encoded by the coding sequence ATGCGCAACCAACTCGTTTTCTGGGGAATATTTTTCTTACTTATTATTGCTGAAACCTACGGCTACCTGGCCGTGCGCACGGCGGCGGGGCTGACTTCGCCGGCCGCGCGGCGCGGCTTTACGGTTAGCTACTGGGTGCTCACGCTGGGGCTGTGGGCGCTGTGCTTCTGGGCCGCCCGCACCCGGCACGACGGCCCGGTGGCTCTCAAAAGCTACCTGCTGGCCGCCCCGCTGCTGCTGCTGGCGGCCAAGCTGGTCGTCGTTTTCCCGCTATTGCTGGAAGACCTGACGCGCCTGGGCCGCTGGGCGGCGGCGGGCTTCGGCGGCGCGGCGGGGGGTAGGGCGGCCGTGGAACCGATTTCGCGCAGCCAGTTTATCAGCCGGCTGGCGCTGGGGCTGGGCGCGGTGCCGCTGCTGGCCTTGCTTTGGGGCATGGCAAAAGGCAAAACCGACTACCGCGTGCGCCGCGTGGTGCTGCGCTACCCCAACCTGCCGGCCGCGTTCGACGGGTTTAAAATTCTGCAAATCTCCGACTTGCACACCGGCTCGTTCAACGGCAACCCGGAGCCCATGCGCCGGGCCGTGGGCATCATTAATGCCCAAAAAGCCGACCTCATCGTGATGACCGGCGACCTGGTGAACGACCGCGCCACGGAGGTAGAGCCGCACATCGAGGCGCTGGCGGGCATCAAGTCGGAACTGCCGATTTTCTCCATCCTCGGCAACCACGACTACGGCGACTACGTGCAGTGGACCAGCGCCGAGGCCAAGCGCGAGAACCTGCAGCGCCTGGCCCGCAACCACGCCAAAATTGGTTGGCGGCTGTTGCTGGATGAGAGCCACACCATCCGGCGCGGGGCCGATGAGCTGGCCGTGCTGGGCGTGCAGAACTGGAGCAGCCACCCCAACTTTCCCAAGCACGGCAACCTGCCCCAGGCCCACGCGGCCAGCGGCAACGCGCCCTTCAAGCTCCTGCTCTCGCACGACCCGTCTCACTGGGAAGCGCAGGTGCTTGACTACAAAGACATTGACCTCACGCTCAGCGGCCACACCCACGGGATGCAGTTTGGTGTGAATCTGCCGAATTTCAAGTGGAGCCCGGTGCAGTATTCCTACCCGCAGTGGGCGGGTATCTACGAGCAGGGTCGCCAGAAGCTGTACGTGAACGTGGGCCTGGGCTACCTGGGCTTTCCGGGCCGGGTCGGGTTTCTGCCCGAAATAACCTTGCTGGAGTTGCGCCGGGCCTAG
- a CDS encoding carboxypeptidase-like regulatory domain-containing protein has protein sequence MLLALSLMLAGGRAWAQAGSPPPTVRVSGNVSAAENRQAIPGATVQVQRTHRGLAADAEGAFLITALATDTLLFRAVGYKPHRLVLGGTTLSQLVVQVKMVRDSVQLGEVRVTADRPDRAAINRALRNMKRPTPPVVKIPKRAPKPKPLFAVDSTAPRAEAPTISGSNVDWLYDQFSRQGKERRKVEMLKARDAAEEAAKRRAEYNKAFRDNRGYE, from the coding sequence ATGCTGCTGGCTCTCAGCCTAATGCTGGCCGGCGGGCGGGCGTGGGCACAGGCGGGCAGCCCTCCGCCTACCGTGCGCGTGAGCGGCAACGTGTCGGCGGCCGAAAACCGGCAGGCCATTCCGGGGGCTACGGTGCAGGTGCAGCGTACCCATCGCGGCCTGGCGGCCGATGCGGAGGGCGCATTTCTCATCACGGCGCTGGCTACGGATACGCTGCTGTTTCGGGCGGTGGGCTACAAGCCGCACCGGCTGGTGCTGGGCGGCACCACGCTTTCGCAGCTGGTGGTGCAGGTGAAAATGGTGCGCGACTCAGTGCAACTGGGCGAGGTGCGCGTGACCGCCGACCGCCCCGACCGCGCCGCCATCAACCGGGCGCTGCGCAATATGAAGCGCCCTACCCCCCCGGTGGTGAAGATACCCAAGCGCGCGCCCAAGCCCAAGCCGCTCTTCGCCGTGGACTCGACTGCGCCCCGCGCCGAAGCGCCCACCATCAGCGGCTCGAACGTGGACTGGCTCTACGACCAGTTTTCGCGCCAGGGTAAGGAGCGCCGCAAAGTGGAGATGCTTAAAGCCCGCGATGCCGCCGAAGAAGCCGCTAAGCGCCGTGCCGAGTATAATAAGGCGTTTCGGGATAACCGAGGGTATGAGTAA
- the uvsE gene encoding UV DNA damage repair endonuclease UvsE — protein MKIGYPCVNETLPCSAAGTFRLASYSEERLVTTVAANLACLRQILEWNVAHGLLFFRMGSGIVPFGSHEVNTFPWQAHFKAEFQALGAYIRQHGMRISFHPDQFVVLNSPDPAIVQRSVAELVYQGLMLDLMELDSTAKLQIHAGGAYGDKGAALARWVETFQTLVPEAVKIRLVVENDDRLYSLRECLSLHDLTGVPILFDNFHHECLNHGEPMREALRLAAATWHPVRDGVLMMDYSSQAPGERRGKHTDALVPELFRAFLADLDGLNVDMMLEIKDKEASAVRAAQVLRELGYLPPAPAGYAPPTFAPRPTPPLATEGRPVPPIKKPRKTASKPAPAEADSAAPKAKRVAAKKPTAP, from the coding sequence ATGAAAATTGGGTATCCTTGCGTGAATGAAACGCTGCCGTGCAGCGCAGCCGGCACTTTTCGGCTGGCCTCGTACTCGGAGGAGCGGCTGGTGACAACCGTGGCAGCCAACCTAGCTTGCCTGCGGCAAATTCTGGAGTGGAACGTGGCCCACGGGCTGCTATTTTTTCGGATGGGCTCGGGCATCGTGCCGTTTGGCTCGCATGAAGTCAATACATTTCCGTGGCAGGCGCATTTTAAGGCTGAATTTCAAGCCCTTGGAGCCTACATCCGGCAGCACGGAATGCGCATCTCGTTCCACCCCGACCAGTTCGTGGTGCTCAACTCACCGGACCCGGCCATCGTGCAACGTAGCGTGGCGGAGTTGGTATACCAGGGCTTGATGCTGGACTTGATGGAGCTGGACAGCACGGCCAAGCTGCAAATTCACGCCGGCGGAGCCTACGGCGACAAAGGTGCGGCCTTGGCCCGCTGGGTCGAAACCTTCCAAACGCTGGTGCCGGAGGCCGTGAAAATTCGGCTGGTAGTAGAGAATGACGACCGCCTCTACAGCCTGCGCGAGTGCCTGAGCCTGCACGACCTGACGGGCGTACCCATCCTGTTCGATAATTTTCACCACGAATGCCTGAACCACGGCGAGCCCATGCGCGAAGCCCTGCGTCTGGCCGCTGCTACCTGGCATCCCGTCCGCGACGGCGTGCTGATGATGGATTACAGCTCGCAGGCCCCCGGCGAGCGCCGCGGCAAGCACACTGATGCGCTGGTGCCCGAGCTGTTCCGCGCCTTCCTGGCCGACCTCGATGGACTGAACGTGGATATGATGCTCGAAATCAAGGATAAAGAGGCCAGTGCCGTGCGCGCCGCCCAAGTGCTGCGCGAGCTGGGCTACCTGCCGCCCGCGCCGGCCGGCTACGCGCCGCCTACTTTCGCTCCCCGCCCTACCCCCCCTCTCGCTACTGAAGGCCGCCCGGTGCCACCCATCAAAAAACCGCGCAAAACGGCGTCCAAACCCGCGCCGGCCGAAGCGGACTCGGCGGCTCCGAAAGCCAAACGGGTCGCTGCCAAAAAACCAACCGCGCCGTAA
- a CDS encoding DMT family protein, which produces MRGLYAILLLTVSNLFMTFAWYGHLHLFKKMAWFAKLGLWGVILVSWGLALFEYIFQVPANRLGFEENGGPFGLFQLKVIQEVITLSVFTLCTVFVFKTDKLGWNHLVGFGLLVAAVYIIFKKW; this is translated from the coding sequence ATGCGCGGTCTGTATGCGATTCTGCTCCTCACGGTATCCAACCTCTTTATGACCTTTGCCTGGTATGGGCATCTGCATTTGTTCAAGAAGATGGCTTGGTTTGCCAAGCTTGGGCTGTGGGGTGTCATCTTGGTGAGCTGGGGCTTGGCGTTGTTCGAATACATCTTTCAGGTGCCGGCCAACCGTCTGGGCTTTGAAGAAAACGGAGGGCCGTTTGGCCTGTTTCAGCTCAAAGTAATCCAGGAAGTGATAACGCTCAGCGTTTTCACGCTGTGTACAGTGTTTGTCTTCAAAACCGATAAGCTCGGCTGGAATCACCTGGTAGGCTTTGGGCTGCTGGTAGCAGCAGTGTATATCATTTTTAAAAAATGGTGA
- a CDS encoding DNA polymerase III subunit gamma/tau, producing the protein MENFVVSARKYRPATFRSVVGQQHVTTTLQNAIQSQHLAQAFLFCGPRGVGKTTCARILAKTINCTNLTPEAEACGQCTSCVAFQENASFNVHELDAASNNSVEDIRSLVEQVRYAPQQGRYKIYIIDEVHMLSNAAFNAFLKTLEEPPSYAIFILATTERHKIIPTILSRCQIFDFNRIRVDDIREHLRYVATSEGVTADDDALHLLAQKADGGLRDALSMFDQQVTFAGNNLTYKEVVQNLHILDYDYYFRLVEALTSENLSAALLLLDEVMQQGFDLHNFVVGTAEHLRGLLVCKDPVTVQLLEVSEGIRQQYVRQAQAAPLPFLLSALNLVSQCDREFKQAKNQRLHVELTLMKLAYLNGAVQFVRDLTPAGNHRSASANGEAKKKTSGVAAPTPSPPASLSQAPNASSQASDTNAPADGPEPLPVENGVTELHPTPSIEPEAAELVTPRHQVRDTLPHIEVGRPSMQGLEPNHRPTDVPPGLVAESSAPAVRPTLAPTLPKLPSLANRLPGLRDVGTPAPATPAQKPGTQTQEPAAPTGPLPPIAPELLQTVWKQLTEERRAQEKISDYLVLNRAVTADASHVIMLTVDNPVQVVQFNEFRAEFTVELRRRTGHPGLTVQTEVAEAAPTGRKLYTSNDKFAYLAEKYPALQEMKQRLGLDADF; encoded by the coding sequence ATGGAAAATTTTGTTGTTTCGGCCCGTAAGTACCGTCCGGCCACGTTCAGGAGCGTGGTGGGGCAGCAGCACGTCACCACGACGCTGCAAAACGCCATTCAGAGCCAGCATTTAGCGCAGGCGTTCTTGTTTTGCGGGCCGCGGGGAGTAGGCAAAACCACCTGCGCCCGCATCCTGGCCAAGACTATCAACTGCACCAACCTTACGCCCGAGGCCGAGGCGTGCGGGCAGTGTACCTCGTGCGTGGCGTTTCAAGAAAATGCCTCTTTTAACGTGCACGAGCTGGATGCGGCCTCTAATAATTCGGTGGAAGATATCCGCTCGCTGGTGGAGCAGGTACGCTACGCGCCGCAGCAGGGCCGGTATAAAATCTATATTATTGACGAGGTGCACATGCTCTCCAACGCGGCCTTCAACGCCTTTTTGAAGACGCTGGAGGAGCCGCCGAGCTACGCCATTTTTATCCTGGCTACTACCGAGCGGCACAAGATTATCCCCACCATTTTGAGCCGGTGCCAGATTTTCGACTTCAACCGGATTCGGGTGGATGATATTCGGGAGCACCTGCGCTACGTGGCGACTAGCGAGGGCGTAACGGCCGACGACGACGCGCTGCACCTGCTGGCCCAGAAGGCCGACGGCGGCCTGCGCGACGCGCTCTCGATGTTTGACCAGCAGGTAACTTTTGCGGGTAATAATCTGACATACAAGGAAGTGGTGCAGAACCTGCACATCCTGGACTACGATTATTATTTCCGGCTGGTGGAGGCGCTGACCAGCGAAAACCTGTCGGCCGCGCTGCTGCTGCTGGACGAGGTGATGCAGCAGGGCTTCGATTTGCACAACTTCGTGGTGGGCACGGCCGAGCATTTGCGCGGCCTGCTGGTGTGCAAAGACCCCGTGACGGTGCAGCTGCTGGAGGTGTCGGAGGGCATTCGGCAGCAGTACGTGCGGCAGGCGCAGGCCGCGCCGCTGCCCTTCCTGCTCTCGGCCCTGAACCTGGTGAGCCAGTGCGACCGCGAGTTCAAGCAGGCCAAAAACCAGCGCCTGCACGTGGAGCTTACGCTCATGAAGCTGGCGTATCTCAACGGGGCCGTGCAATTTGTGCGCGACCTGACGCCGGCCGGCAACCACAGGTCAGCATCAGCCAACGGCGAGGCTAAAAAAAAAACTAGCGGCGTAGCTGCCCCTACCCCCTCGCCCCCGGCCAGCCTCAGTCAAGCCCCAAACGCCAGCAGCCAGGCGTCCGACACCAACGCCCCCGCCGACGGTCCCGAGCCGTTGCCCGTCGAAAACGGCGTAACCGAGTTGCACCCTACCCCCAGTATTGAGCCCGAAGCCGCGGAGCTCGTCACGCCCCGCCATCAGGTGCGCGACACGTTGCCGCACATCGAAGTGGGCCGGCCCAGTATGCAGGGTTTGGAGCCCAACCACCGGCCCACCGACGTGCCGCCCGGCCTCGTGGCCGAGTCGTCCGCTCCGGCCGTGCGCCCCACGCTGGCCCCTACCCTCCCCAAGCTGCCCAGCCTCGCCAATCGCCTGCCCGGCCTGCGCGACGTGGGCACGCCCGCTCCGGCCACGCCAGCCCAAAAACCAGGAACCCAAACCCAGGAACCAGCCGCCCCGACCGGCCCCCTACCCCCCATCGCGCCCGAGCTGCTGCAAACCGTGTGGAAGCAGCTGACCGAGGAGCGCCGCGCGCAGGAAAAAATCAGTGACTACCTGGTGCTGAACCGCGCCGTGACGGCCGACGCGAGCCACGTCATCATGCTCACTGTGGATAATCCGGTGCAGGTGGTGCAGTTCAACGAGTTTCGGGCCGAGTTTACGGTGGAGCTGCGGCGGCGCACCGGCCACCCCGGCCTCACGGTGCAGACCGAGGTAGCCGAGGCCGCGCCCACCGGCCGCAAGCTCTACACGTCCAACGATAAATTCGCCTACCTGGCCGAGAAATATCCCGCCTTGCAGGAAATGAAGCAGCGCCTGGGGCTGGATGCGGATTTTTAG
- a CDS encoding CapA family protein, producing MGCRPTPPPPLRVSFVGDVLLARAVPAALARDSAALRRTARQLWAGSRYVVGNLECPLTDTARPVHKAFVFQAKPKWAGWLRSLGFTHLSLANNHTLDQRLPGLRTTARTLRAARLGALGYQPDSLAGCLPTVLGSDSSVVVFAYSAYSQQTAGEGCQCGRDFAALCERVATYKTLFPERAVLVYLHWGTEYAARPSADQRQQAHDLVDAGAAAVVGAHPHVVQPVAFYRGRPIVYSLGNFLFDQRGGVAALAAQVDFDLKNGRVAATFIRPLRLVGAVPQLADAAARRALAQRLQPADGSARLVEQPTGWLVRPTALPTPADSLPTYLVPHLTITGPAGPRTAVRLRYLPHWRQYQVRARTGDTESVLPLGFPVYRLTQGDVDNDGRPDLLIGPVKRTPLDAAVRRRLFVYSLDSAGRLRPRWRGSRLMFKLLYFKVVPDSNGSSVLTIEQEPGGSYCVGRYVWQGFGLALDKFRARRLSRAAAYQVFVQAGPAAH from the coding sequence TTGGGTTGCCGCCCTACCCCCCCGCCGCCGTTGCGCGTGAGCTTTGTGGGCGACGTGCTGCTGGCCCGCGCCGTGCCCGCCGCGCTGGCCCGCGACAGCGCCGCCCTTCGCCGCACCGCGCGGCAGCTCTGGGCCGGCAGCCGCTACGTGGTGGGCAACCTGGAATGCCCGCTCACCGATACGGCCCGGCCAGTACACAAAGCGTTTGTTTTTCAGGCTAAGCCAAAGTGGGCTGGCTGGCTGCGTAGCCTGGGATTCACCCACCTTTCACTGGCGAATAACCACACCCTTGACCAGCGCCTACCGGGCCTGCGCACCACGGCCCGCACCCTGCGGGCGGCGCGACTGGGCGCGCTGGGCTACCAGCCCGACTCGCTGGCCGGCTGCCTACCCACAGTGTTGGGGTCCGATAGCAGCGTGGTGGTGTTCGCCTATTCTGCTTACTCGCAGCAAACTGCCGGCGAAGGCTGCCAATGCGGGCGCGATTTTGCGGCGCTCTGCGAGCGGGTGGCCACGTACAAAACGCTGTTTCCCGAGCGGGCGGTGCTGGTGTATCTGCACTGGGGCACCGAGTACGCGGCGCGGCCCAGCGCCGACCAGCGCCAGCAGGCCCACGACCTCGTGGATGCCGGCGCGGCGGCCGTGGTAGGGGCGCACCCGCACGTGGTGCAGCCGGTGGCGTTTTACCGGGGCCGGCCCATCGTGTACAGTTTGGGCAATTTTCTGTTTGACCAGCGCGGAGGCGTTGCTGCGCTGGCCGCGCAGGTTGATTTTGATTTGAAAAACGGGCGGGTGGCGGCCACGTTTATCCGGCCGCTACGCCTGGTGGGCGCAGTGCCCCAGCTAGCCGACGCGGCCGCCCGGCGGGCGCTGGCCCAACGGCTGCAACCGGCCGACGGCAGCGCGCGGCTAGTGGAGCAGCCGACGGGCTGGCTCGTGCGCCCCACCGCGCTCCCTACCCCCGCCGATTCGCTGCCCACCTACCTGGTACCGCACCTGACGATAACCGGCCCGGCCGGCCCGCGCACCGCCGTGCGCCTGCGCTACCTGCCCCACTGGCGGCAGTACCAAGTGCGCGCCCGCACCGGCGATACCGAGTCGGTACTACCCCTGGGATTTCCGGTGTACCGGCTCACGCAGGGCGACGTGGACAACGACGGCCGGCCCGATTTGCTCATCGGGCCCGTGAAGCGCACGCCGCTCGATGCGGCGGTGCGGCGGCGCTTATTTGTGTACAGCCTCGACAGCGCCGGGCGGCTGCGGCCCCGCTGGCGCGGCTCGCGGCTGATGTTCAAGCTACTGTATTTCAAGGTAGTGCCTGACTCAAATGGCTCGTCCGTGCTGACCATTGAGCAGGAACCGGGGGGTAGCTACTGCGTTGGGCGCTATGTTTGGCAGGGCTTTGGGCTGGCGCTCGATAAATTTCGGGCGCGGCGGCTTTCGCGGGCGGCGGCGTACCAGGTTTTCGTGCAGGCCGGCCCGGCTGCCCACTAG